Below is a genomic region from bacterium.
GGCAGGGGTCGGCAAGATGGCGGCTGTCGGCGGATCACAGCGAGGAAATGAAATGGCTGTTGAGCTTGCCCGTAAGAATCCCGGGGGGATTATCGCCACGGCCGGGTTTGACAGGGAACATGCCGGCAAAACAATAGATCTTGTGGAATTTGAATCGTTTGCGCGCAGTAATA
It encodes:
- a CDS encoding TatD family hydrolase, coding for MELPNFRKGDRRFSSFLLVISTVTFGFMFFDTHVHFDLLDDVDGVIARAVAAGVGKMAAVGGSQRGNEMAVELARKNPGGIIATAGFDREHAGKTIDLVEFESFARSN